In a genomic window of Candidatus Binataceae bacterium:
- a CDS encoding HigA family addiction module antitoxin gives MTKRKPAATVGEILLEEFMGPMGLTQAALADAMGVQRKHVDELCNNRRMVTAATSLIRARVFGNTPDFWLNVQRRTDLWEAMNSPRERERIERA, from the coding sequence ATGACGAAGCGCAAACCGGCGGCCACTGTCGGCGAAATTCTACTTGAAGAGTTCATGGGGCCGATGGGTTTGACGCAGGCCGCACTAGCTGACGCGATGGGTGTACAGCGCAAACACGTTGACGAGTTGTGCAACAACCGTCGCATGGTGACGGCGGCGACCTCTTTGATCCGGGCGCGCGTGTTTGGCAATACTCCCGACTTCTGGCTGAACGTCCAGCGCCGTACTGACTTATGGGAAGCGATGAACAGTCCGCGCGAGCGCGAGCGCATCGAGCGCGCGTAG
- a CDS encoding GFA family protein: MLKGSCACGRLRYEIRGQLLGPITYCHCWRCRKHSGSSFGTTAGMRAGEFAVVDGKDLLSTWESSPGFHRYFASCCGSPIYKLNDASPNVLGLRMGTLDTDPGRAAEVHFMSGSKCPWVELKDDLRQ; this comes from the coding sequence ATGCTGAAAGGCTCATGCGCTTGTGGGCGCCTTCGATACGAGATTCGAGGACAACTGCTCGGGCCGATTACGTATTGCCACTGCTGGCGATGCCGCAAGCACTCCGGTTCGAGCTTCGGTACGACCGCCGGGATGCGGGCCGGCGAGTTTGCAGTCGTGGACGGCAAGGATCTTCTGTCGACATGGGAATCGAGCCCGGGATTCCATCGGTACTTCGCGAGCTGCTGCGGCTCACCCATCTACAAGCTCAACGACGCGAGCCCCAACGTGCTGGGCCTCCGGATGGGCACCCTCGATACCGATCCCGGCCGCGCCGCCGAAGTTCACTTCATGTCGGGCTCGAAATGTCCGTGGGTGGAGCTCAAGGACGACCTTCGCCAGTAG